From the Candidatus Zixiibacteriota bacterium genome, the window GGGGAAATTTGTCAATGTGAAACTGTCTGACTATGCCGGGAAATGGGTCCTGGTCTGTTTCTATCCCGGCGATTTCACCTTTGTCTGACCGACCGAATTATCGGCGGTCGCCGGTAAGTACGATGAACTTCAGAAACTGGGGGTGGAAGTTCTCTCAATAAGTGTTGATAGCCGCTTTGTTCATAAGGTCTGGGACGAAGAGGAGCTTTCCAAGATGACGGCAAGCGGGATTCCCTGGCCGATGCTGAGTGACGGCGCCGGAAGTATCGGCAAGATTTATGGCGTCTATGACGACGCCTCCGGGGTCGATATCCGCGGGCGATTTATAATTGACCCGGACGGAGTGGTGCAGGCGATGGAAGTGCTAACCCCGCCGGTCGGCCGTAAAATCTCCGAGTCGATTCGTCAGGTGAAAGCCTTCCAGCATGTTCGCGCCACCAAGGGGGCTGAAGCCTGTCCTGCTGGATGGGAACCGGGACAGCCGACCCTTAAGGTCGGTCCTGACCTGGTGGGAAAGGTCTGGAAGGTCTGGAAACCGACCGAATAAGAGTGGACTTTGATTTAGATTTTTGTTCAAATGCCGGCAGGCGGTAAGTCTGCCGGCTCTCTTTTATTTTCCATCGTGCAGGTATTTCGTCTGACAGGTTAAACTGAACCGCGTAAAGTAGCATTAATTTCCTCTTGCCTGACGATAATCAAATTATTAGATAATTCTAAATTCCGGATATTCGTTTCAAAGGAGTGTCGGTTATGAAAGGATTTCTTGTCGTCATTTTGTTGCTATCGATTGTCGTTTCCCTTGAGACTTCCCTGGCGCAGACCGGCGATGTAGTCAAGGAACTTCAGCCCTTGATGGACTCCATTGTTGCTATTGAAGCCCCGATATTTGCCCCGGAGACCTATTCTAATGCCGAGCGTAAATTCCAGGACCTGAAGCGGGCGGTTGAATATGCCAAAAAGCAGCAGTATATCAATGAACTTGCCTCTGATTTTAAAGGGTACGCCGAAAACGCTATCAAGGCGACCGGCGTTGCCCGGCTATCGCTATCGGAATATCTTCCTCCAAGGGATAAGGCGCGCAAGGCGCGGGCGCATCAACTGGTGCCACAGCTTTATCAGGCGGCGGAGACGCAGTTTGTGAAATCGACCAAAAAGGTAGAATCAGGTGATGTCAAAGGGGGAATTAAAGAAGCGGACAAAGCCTCGCCTCTCTTTGACAAGGCAGAACTGGAGGCAATACGGGTCGATATTCTGGGGAAAGCGGATAAACTGATTGCGGCGGCGATTGCCGACGAAGGGCTCAAGTATGCTTACACTACAATGGACAAAGCCCGAACCGCAAGAAATAAAGCTGATGAGATTCTGCTTAAAGACCGTTACGAAAGAAAAGAATCACTCGAATATGTCGCCCGCGCCGAGTACGAAGCGCGGCATGGCTCCAATGTCTCGCAGTTGGTTCGCTCGCTGGAGCGGAACGACCAGGCCTGGGAAAAACTGATGCTCGGGTACGAAATCGAGATGCAGAAAATCGCCAATGAATTTGGAATTGAGTTGCTTCAATTCGACACCGGACCGATGGCGGCGGCCGATTCTCTGGTGCGACGGATTCGCTCCTTGAAGGAGTTCGGCGCCGGAAAAGAGCAGGAAGCGTATCAGATTGCGGCTCAGACCGAGGAGTGGCTGAAGTCGTCTCTGGCGCGGTTTGGCGTGGCGGACAGCGGCTTAACTCTCCCAGAGAAGATGCGCCGTCTCGACACCGAAATTGCCACCTTGCTTGACGAGCGTCAGAATCTTGCGAAAGAACTGCAGGAGCATCAGGTGAAAATCGCCGAGTTGACCAAAACCCAGAAGGAGATTTCGACCGAACTGGATGCCCGTCGTGAAAAAGAGGACAAGCTGAGTCAGGCTAAGCGGATAATAAATCCTTCGGAAGGGGAGGTGCTCTTCAATGCTTCGAATGATATTGTTCTTCGCCTCATAGGGCTTTCTTTTGCGCCGGGCAAGAGCGATATCGCCGATGAACATGTGCCTATCTTGAACAAAGTAATAGAAATTTTGAAGATGTTCCCTGATTCCAAGCTGATGATAGAGGGGCATACCGACAATACCGGCGACCCGGCCGGAAATATTCGTCTCTCGGAGAAACGGGCGATAGCGGTGATGCAGTATCTTCGGCAGTCCCTCTCTATACCGGCCGACCGGGTGCAGTCCGCCGGTTATGGCGCCGACCGCCCGGTGGCATCAAACGACACCCCGGATGGCCGCACCAAGAATCGAAGAATCGACATAATAATTATGCAATGAGGCGTTGCCAGGGTATGATAGCCTCGGAATATTGTCATTGACATCGCCAAAGAGACGTATATATTGGAAACAGAAACAATATCTCCTTACTTGAGTTTTCTAATGTTGTTCCACAAGGATAATCCCAGCAGAAATCTTCTTTGGGGAGAGACGGCGCAATAGTGCGCCAGTAATCGTTTATCTTGCCTTGCGAAGTTACTTAGTGAGTAAACCGTGAAGCGATAAACAAATGGGGAGAGTAGAATGAATATCTACGTAGGAAACCTGACCCGCGATATAACCGAAGAAGACCTTCGCAAGGCATTCGAGAGTTACGGCCAGGTAGCCAGTATCAACATCATTAAGGACCGTTTTACCGGTGAACCGCGCGGTTTCGGTTTTGTCGACATGCCTTCCAAGGAGGAAGGGCGCGCCGCCATTGCCGGTTTGAATCACGCTGACCTTAATGGAGTGAACTTGACGGTCAATGAAGCCCGTCCCCGCAGCGAAGGCGGCGGAGGCGGTGGTGGAGGCCGCGGCGGTGGCGGCGGCCGTGGCGGACACTCCGGTGGCGGCGGCAGACGCGGCGGATTTGGCGGAGGCGGCGGAAGACGATTCTAACGTCGCTTTCCAGTCTCAGTTTATCAGGGATGTCGCAGACGACATCCCTGTCTTATTTATCCCCAGAGGACCTGGACATCGCCGAAAGTTGTTCGAGCTGTGATTTGAAGTCTGACAGCGGCGGTATCATAACCGGGCGTCTGGTGACTCAGGCTGTTTGATATTCCGGAGACCTTACGGTCAAAGATGACCAGGTCGCCCATGGTCGATGTCCCGAATACCCAGACCTCAATATCTTTCGGCACCATTATTGTGACATCACCGAAAGTAGTTGTGACAAAAATCTGATTGGTCCCCGGCTTCAATTTTGCGCCGGTCAGATTGAGAAAACAATCGCCAAAGGCGCAGGAGATATTGGTCCCGTCGATTTCGGCATCCCTGGCATTGAGTGAAACATCACCAAAAGTCTTCTCAAACTTCTGCCCGAATTCGGTCGCTATTTTTTCTGCGGCGGCGGAGATTTCTATCACCTTCGGGTGCGCCTGGAACTGCTTTCTGAATATCAGATAGAGCCCCAAAGCCACCAGCACCAGGGGCCATAGAAGCGGCATGATTCTCCAAATTCTAACATGGGGGTAGATATTGGTAATAATGCTGAGACTCAAAAGGACTCCCCCCAGCAAAATCAATATCAAGCCGACCGATTCTCTTTTCTGCATAGGCTCCTTCCCTCCATTCGCTCATTAATATCCGATACGAATACTGCCCTTCCGATGTTTCCTTGTCCCGACGCCCTTACGCGCCGCAAACTGATTCGAAAATCTGCCGCGAGTCATATCTTCCGCGGCGCCGACAGTCGGGCTTGACTTATCTGACGGCACGCCATTATTTAGCACAATTTAACCGAAATTGAAAGGAGATAATATGCTTCGGCACCTGACCGAAATCGACGACCTCGCGCCCAAGGAGATTCGCGAGGTATTCGATTTATGTAAGAAGATGAAAAAGGGGCAGATTGCCCCCAAGCCGCTCAAAGGTAAAGCGGTCGCCTGTATTTTTACCAAGCCGTCATTGCGGACAAGAGTTTCTTTTGAAGTGGGCATTTTCGAACTGGGCGGACATCCTATATATATCACCGACCCGGAGATTCAATTGGGACGACGGGAATCGATAGCCGATGCCGCCCGGGTACTCTCCCGCTATGTCGGCCTGATAATGATTCGCACCTTTGCCCATAGCGATGTCACCGAACTGGCGAAGTATGCTTCGGTGCCGGTAGTCAATGGTCTTACGGACCTGGGACATCCCTGCCAGATTCTGGGGGATTACTTCACAATTCTCGAACATGCCCGGAAGAAACCCCGCTACAAAATAGCCTATCTGGGTGATGGCAATAATGTCGCTAATTCCTGGCTGAATCTGGCGTCGCTAATACCGATTGACCTGCGGATAGGCACCTCGGCTGAGACTCCGCCCGACGGGGGGATGATGGAACGGGCGCTCCAGAATAAAGAGAGCCAAGTCCTTGTGACGGAAGACCCTAAAGAAGCGGTGAAAGATGCCGATGTAGTTTATACCGATGTCTGGGCCTCGATGGGCCAAAAGGACAAATTTGAGGAGAAATCAAAACAGTTAAGTAAGTTCCAATTAAACAAAACATTGCTGTCCGGCGCCAGCCCTGACCACCTGGTCATGCATTGCCTCCCCGCCGAACGGGGCCGCGAAATCACCGATGAGGTTATGGATGGCCCTCAATCTGTGGTTTTCGACCAGGCGGAGAACAGACTGCATATTCAGAAAGCAATTATGCTGTTTCTTCTAAAGGAATCGAAGAAGAAGAAAAAGTAGAAGTGGCGAAAGGGTGCCCCGGATAGAATGTCTCGAAAGGAGAACCAATGCATCCTCACAAAATCGCATCCGGGGTATGCCTGCTGACAGTTGTGGCGCTGCTTTGCCTGGCGGGCGGATGCTCCGATGAGAAAACTCCGGCCAGTCCCAGCAATACCGGTTTACTGACCGACCCCGAGTTCATTCAGGTACAGGACCAGGTGAATGTTTTCCTTGATTCGGCGCAGAATTATTTTGCGGAAGGGTTCGAGAATATCTACAAGGCGCCGGTCGACACCGAAAACGTAATCAATAACTATGGACCTATGGGACCAACCGACACGGCGACTTTTGGGTACTATGACGGCTGGTACATAGTCTACATTTCTCGCAATAACGCCTATACGGCCAGTGTCCTCGTTGACTCGGTACAGTACCGGGATAACGGCGAAGTGATCGAAGACCCTTCCGGACTCGATTATCTGCATTTTATCCGCAAGTGGGATTTTGTTTTTAAGAATACCAATGTTTCCCATGTCAACATGAGCGCTTATCTCAATCTGGAATACAGCGGACTGGACCAGAATGTCGCCGCTATCAACGGCACCAAAGATGTTTTTGTGAAGTGGGTTTATGTTGCCGACGATTCTACGGTGGAAGCCCAATATGATATGGATGTGGCGGTGAACGATATAAATCTGTCGCGCGTGCCAAACTACCCCTGGTCAAGCGGCTGCCCGACGTCAGGAAACATTGAGATTGACATTAACCAGTCATATCTTTTGTCCACTGACGAAGGCAAAACTCTGCGGGTTCGCAATTGGGTCGTGAGCGTAACGTTTGACAATGGAGAAGCCAGCATTTCTGTCAGCAGCGAAGGTAAGACCTGGAATTACGCCCGGACAATCTGTCTCCCTCCCTCTAA encodes:
- a CDS encoding OmpA family protein — protein: MKGFLVVILLLSIVVSLETSLAQTGDVVKELQPLMDSIVAIEAPIFAPETYSNAERKFQDLKRAVEYAKKQQYINELASDFKGYAENAIKATGVARLSLSEYLPPRDKARKARAHQLVPQLYQAAETQFVKSTKKVESGDVKGGIKEADKASPLFDKAELEAIRVDILGKADKLIAAAIADEGLKYAYTTMDKARTARNKADEILLKDRYERKESLEYVARAEYEARHGSNVSQLVRSLERNDQAWEKLMLGYEIEMQKIANEFGIELLQFDTGPMAAADSLVRRIRSLKEFGAGKEQEAYQIAAQTEEWLKSSLARFGVADSGLTLPEKMRRLDTEIATLLDERQNLAKELQEHQVKIAELTKTQKEISTELDARREKEDKLSQAKRIINPSEGEVLFNASNDIVLRLIGLSFAPGKSDIADEHVPILNKVIEILKMFPDSKLMIEGHTDNTGDPAGNIRLSEKRAIAVMQYLRQSLSIPADRVQSAGYGADRPVASNDTPDGRTKNRRIDIIIMQ
- a CDS encoding RNA-binding protein, which encodes MNIYVGNLTRDITEEDLRKAFESYGQVASINIIKDRFTGEPRGFGFVDMPSKEEGRAAIAGLNHADLNGVNLTVNEARPRSEGGGGGGGGRGGGGGRGGHSGGGGRRGGFGGGGGRRF
- the liaF gene encoding cell wall-active antibiotics response protein LiaF, producing MQKRESVGLILILLGGVLLSLSIITNIYPHVRIWRIMPLLWPLVLVALGLYLIFRKQFQAHPKVIEISAAAEKIATEFGQKFEKTFGDVSLNARDAEIDGTNISCAFGDCFLNLTGAKLKPGTNQIFVTTTFGDVTIMVPKDIEVWVFGTSTMGDLVIFDRKVSGISNSLSHQTPGYDTAAVRLQITARTTFGDVQVLWG
- the prxU gene encoding thioredoxin-dependent peroxiredoxin (Most members of this family contain a selenocysteine.), giving the protein GKFVNVKLSDYAGKWVLVCFYPGDFTFVUPTELSAVAGKYDELQKLGVEVLSISVDSRFVHKVWDEEELSKMTASGIPWPMLSDGAGSIGKIYGVYDDASGVDIRGRFIIDPDGVVQAMEVLTPPVGRKISESIRQVKAFQHVRATKGAEACPAGWEPGQPTLKVGPDLVGKVWKVWKPTE
- the argF gene encoding ornithine carbamoyltransferase, producing MLRHLTEIDDLAPKEIREVFDLCKKMKKGQIAPKPLKGKAVACIFTKPSLRTRVSFEVGIFELGGHPIYITDPEIQLGRRESIADAARVLSRYVGLIMIRTFAHSDVTELAKYASVPVVNGLTDLGHPCQILGDYFTILEHARKKPRYKIAYLGDGNNVANSWLNLASLIPIDLRIGTSAETPPDGGMMERALQNKESQVLVTEDPKEAVKDADVVYTDVWASMGQKDKFEEKSKQLSKFQLNKTLLSGASPDHLVMHCLPAERGREITDEVMDGPQSVVFDQAENRLHIQKAIMLFLLKESKKKKK